In Gemmata obscuriglobus, a single genomic region encodes these proteins:
- a CDS encoding prepilin-type N-terminal cleavage/methylation domain-containing protein: MLLTTTRRPSPARRREAFTLIEVLVVVAILVILATIAAVAVPKQMMEAKKGTAITGCATISKAVDLYSTSVSNPGTSDDERLPQNLEALANPGWSSSFLPDGERSLIDPWGNRYQAMNAVKDDGITPYILVYTTAPDGTKISQFGAGAKSRVNQ; this comes from the coding sequence ATGCTGCTGACCACGACCCGCCGCCCCTCGCCGGCCCGCCGCCGCGAGGCGTTCACCCTGATCGAAGTCCTGGTGGTCGTCGCGATCCTCGTGATCCTGGCCACCATCGCCGCGGTCGCCGTGCCGAAGCAAATGATGGAAGCCAAGAAGGGCACCGCCATCACCGGGTGCGCCACCATCTCGAAGGCCGTTGACCTGTACAGCACGAGCGTGTCCAACCCGGGCACCTCGGACGACGAGCGGCTCCCGCAGAACCTGGAAGCCCTGGCGAACCCGGGGTGGTCCTCGTCGTTCCTGCCGGACGGGGAGCGGAGCCTCATCGACCCGTGGGGCAACCGCTATCAGGCCATGAACGCGGTCAAGGACGACGGCATCACGCCGTACATCCTCGTGTACACGACCGCCCCGGACGGGACGAAGATCAGCCAGTTCGGGGCTGGCGCGAAGTCCCGCGTGAACCAGTAA